A stretch of the Rosa rugosa chromosome 5, drRosRugo1.1, whole genome shotgun sequence genome encodes the following:
- the LOC133710953 gene encoding major strawberry allergen Fra a 1-3-like translates to MGVFKYESEFTSVIPPARLFKAFVLDADNLIPKIAPQAVKSAEILEGDGGAGTIKKITFGEGSTYSYVKHRIDSIDKENFAYSYSVIEGAPDSIEKICYETKLVASGSGTIIKSTSEYHVKGDVEIKEEHVKAGKEKASHLFKVIENYLLEHHDAYN, encoded by the exons ATGGGTGTCTTCAAGTACGAGTCCGAGTTTACCTCTGTCATCCCCCCAGCTAGGTTATTCAAGGCTTTCGTTCTCGATGCTGACAACCTCATCCCTAAGATTGCCCCACAAGCAGTCAAGTCCGCTGAGATTCTTGAaggagatggtggtgctggaaCCATCAAGAAGATCACCTTCGGCGAAG GTAGCACTTACAGCTATGTGAAGCACAGAATTGATAGCATTGACAAGGAGAACTTTGCCTACAGCTACAGTGTGATTGAGGGAGCTCCCGACTCAATTGAGAAAATCTGCTACGAGACTAAGTTGGTGGCATCCGGCAGTGGTAccatcatcaagagcaccagTGAATACCATGTCAAGGGTGATGTTGAGATCAAGGAAGAGCATGTCAAGGCCGGGAAAGAGAAGGCTTCTCACCTCTTCAAGGTCATTGAGAACTACCTCTTGGAGCACCATGATGCCTACAACTAA